The Sabethes cyaneus chromosome 3, idSabCyanKW18_F2, whole genome shotgun sequence DNA window TGATCCAGCATTATCTTGGTAGCCTGTGGCGTAAATTGCATTATCTGCGTCATCGAAAGGCCTTCCACATCGCTGATCATTTTGTAGCCATGAATTTGTACTTCTTCACTTTGCATCAGAGCCGAAATGAGAGCGTTGCAAGCGGTGTTCAGTTCCACCAGTGACACTTTTGAAGGATTCCATTTTTCTGCAGACAAAACAAAGGTGAAAAGCATTATCACAGAAACAATTCATAACTATTTTAGTTTCACTCACTTCCGgattcaacaacaacaactgccGAACCATCCTCGTCGCGCTCGGGAAGCAACCATACCAAACCTTCGTCAAATACGTGCCGTATGGATGCCACGCTACCAAAGTAGTCACAGTTCGTAGACTTTTGGTAACCGGTATCGGCAAGGATCTGGTAAGTTTCTTGTGGATCATTCGCACCTGCCCGTAGGTACGTGGTTACGTACCAATCTTCATGAAACGGAAGATTGAAACGCTCATCGGCGCCAACCAAACGGCGAACTTCCTCCATTGCCCGTGTTACATGTTCCGGGTTGTCGTTGATTTCCTGGCGGGCTTTGGCCGCGAACTGCTCATCATGCTTACAGTGATCTTCCTGAATACAGATCTGATATCTGCCATCGAGTTCTATATACGGATAGTTTTTTTCGTTGTACTTCAAAGACATGTCCTCTGACTTCCGGTAAGCTATAAAACACTGCAAATCAACTTAATTCTGAAAATGGATTTGGTTAGATGCACGAATACGAAAGGAATAACCGTTCACCACGATTGGTGATGAGCAACTGATGCCCGGAACAACCATACGTTCGGCATTAAGTGAGACCCTCTTGAATGGTTATGTGATTCagagttttttttgtgttacaAACTCTCTTTGGACTTTGAAGATCAATTATTGCTATCCACGGTGGTCCAACCGTGCTCCATGCTACATAGAAACCGTTACCATCAGGGAAAAGCAAAAAGGTTGCTTCTGCGTCATTAACAATGGACGCACGAATCGCTGTTATGCCACTCCTATTCTAAACTTTGGCACATCTAAACACCATTTAGCTTACGTTTTATCAATTCTGTTATAACGATTGAATGATTTCGTTTGGACCAACATAGCACGCCACCGACGATATCACAATACTACTCGTCAGCGTGAATCACTTCAATTTGCGCACTATGTACATATCGCATCAAATAGACCATTGATCTTCGGTATGGTTGTTATTAGCCGTATGACGTTTACTCAATTATCTCTCAGTACATTAAACCTTCTGAGGTTTCTGAGTACATCAGCACCTAGGTACATTTGAGTAAGTTAATGTCTTGGCAAACTTACCAGCACCAGTTCTAGCAAAAAATTCGTGCGAATAGAATGACGTAGGATTAAGGTGAAATTTGTCGTCATCAATTCGgctaatttcaaaagcaaaaaaaactttgaaacaaaaaatttgttcatgaaaatatattcgctgtattcaaattggcaagaagaatgcagtgaatacatttctacaAACAGAACCCAGCTTTTGGACCGAAAttaggctctccgacgaaacGATAacgactgctagtttcccgttaatctATTAATGAAATAGTGGACTCTATTGTGACTAACATGAAACAAGAGTCGTGCGTGTTGGAGCAAGGAGCACGCACGTGAATAGTACTGTTGAAGTTTTATGATAATAGTATTAAAGTGTATTATGTTTATTTAATGCAAGTAacttaaataattgaaaatttaactAATTTTGGTCACCAAAGATAAATAAATGATATAGCGATGTGAACTTACTTGGTTTGAATGGCTGTTTGGAAAATACTTTTGAGGAAATGGaaaataacttttgagctttgtccaTACTTTCTGGGACAATCTTTTAAGTAACTGATTGTGAAAGCATGCGAGTGTCTTCCATATTATtgtttgtagttgttgttgttggttgttgttgttgttgctgctgttgttttatttgagaggttttatAGTTTGTGAATTCGCTTGTACCAAGATTGGTATAATAAAATTGTATGTCATAGCTCTATGTATGCTCTATGCTCTATGATTTTAAGTAGGGTATTGTCATTATCGTCAGGCCACTGTCATGGTCGGGCCAccacaattttacagttttagtaactcatgatatctatgatacaaccattgtaaaacttcttactgtgatagctaacttttcacaatattgtgaatttcaatcgtgtattcaaaacacccgtactgaattcagtgactaaatcttacaaaaaaaagttttccaggcgcaatgaatttttcttcaagaaatgattcatgaaatgcaattatcgagataaattttgaaaatgtatgaagtgtgttgtgctgcacacgaagactatagaaaaatcccttccagtaaggtgtttgggaaggctaaggtctaatactagaaaagcgctatttgtaaaggtcgggccacttgagtagtccatggttgggccaccataattttaagcgcagaagtgcAATAATCACTAAAGAATGGCAGTCACGTAacatgtgatgaaataaagcaaaattaatacgataaaaacctgaattaagccacctagcggcgtgacctggctTTTCTACTGTTCTACTGTTCAGTCCGTCATTCAACTGTCATTTCGCAGCAAAATTCACAAGATTAATTTTCCCAGCGCTAGTCTTTGTTGATGGCATAAGGGGTCCTATTTCCTGCActaaatttgtttgaattttgtataaattcatatgggaaaatcaacttttattagcattttcaaATCTAGACGTCACTAAATATGCTTAACCTTTAGTTACTCGTACGAACTTAGATTCATAAGCATGCTACAGAACGGAATTCACTAGAATACTTGCGCTACTTGGCGAAAAAGTTATGAaatcttggtctgcggatcaaccttgctgaaaacagtagttttcttttttgctaATGTCGCGAGATATACAGAGATAatgctacactcaaaaaaatcgacacgtcgcatccacgtgaaaaatcatgtaaaattctgtatagcaacttacgtgaaattcatgtactagttaatgggaaaattgataaaattcacCGGGcttgcacgtaaactggttagtatgagtgcgagttaccaacaattcgcgtgaatgttacatgaaaagtgtgatggatgagaattacctatgttttcacgtaaacttgacgtgctgatttttttgagtgtaacgttccacaggcgttgtacaaaatagggAAGAAACGTCTACAGTGGGACACTTtttgttccaaaaatttaaaaaaactttcatGATAGCTAGCAACGAGCTCTACAACAGGGCGAGTAACCATGGGTTAAACAACCTGCTTTTCTTCTTAAAGATGTCCAATCGC harbors:
- the LOC128743651 gene encoding clavesin-1-like, with amino-acid sequence MSLKYNEKNYPYIELDGRYQICIQEDHCKHDEQFAAKARQEINDNPEHVTRAMEEVRRLVGADERFNLPFHEDWYVTTYLRAGANDPQETYQILADTGYQKSTNCDYFGSVASIRHVFDEGLVWLLPERDEDGSAVVVVESGKKWNPSKVSLVELNTACNALISALMQSEEVQIHGYKMISDVEGLSMTQIMQFTPQATKIMLDQLDKCSPVRLRHVHTVNNGMVYNVLFSIMKPIMSKRMRAKMMIHGRNWTELGKYISLKVLPPRFGGTSKAPAYDGRLLGDLMMHYDEWMKRMHGFGFKRKYYSKGAQ